A stretch of DNA from Ammospiza nelsoni isolate bAmmNel1 chromosome 10, bAmmNel1.pri, whole genome shotgun sequence:
cctcagaatttgggggtttgtttaATAACTTCTTCCAGAtaaaagctctgctttgcttctcccaCAGGGCAAAGCTCTGGCAATTTTCCTGAAGCCAGGAATGTTTTGTAGGGAGCAAAACCCATCTTTGGCAATGAGAGGCCGGATGTTTTACAGTGTCTTTGGCCATGCAAAGAAGACAGAGCTATCCTAGCAAGTAGCAAACCATTGTGGGCTGGTTTCCCTTCTCTACCATTCCTcaaacacagcttttctcttAGTGGGAGTATTTTTTTGCCCTTTGAGTTGCTGTGTCCTCATGAAGCCTCTCCAGGCCGTCCCTGGAGCCAGCgctggcagcccccagcaggagcagtgctgcattaatgtcttggtttggaaagacaggtgcctgctaaggaaggcaggagcctcccctgaaatggagaatgtaaaccctccccacccctcccaatcGCTATaagttttaaattaaggggctcttaggcaaaaatatgggagcaggaaataacagttctttaatagggaagaaaaaaaataaaaggataaaataaacaatgtaGAACACTAcaacaacactgccagagtcagaacccaacctgactccctgtgggtcagggtgttggtggcagtcccattggaattgtggctcagccctcctgcagtgtcaggggtggttctgctggagcagggatcctgtagagaaggatggattcttcctctgaagatccagtggaaggagaggcagctgctgttcctctggggaatccagtgcagaagccatgctggtgtctcaaaacctctggattatatctgggtaggaatgcttggctcctccctctgggctcacatctcccaatgggatgctgcagttcttatcagccatgcagtgacattcaatagctgttatcagcagatgccccctcccaagggaggagtgaatgtggtcactcaaaggcaaactgcccacttgacaaaggtaatctgccatacagatgggaatggaaaacatcttgtaTTGCAATTTTGAACAATTAACCAGCACTGCAACCTGGCACCCTTTGGATATGGTTCACTTGCAGAGCATTAAACATTTTCTCAGCCTTGCTTCAGTGTCAGGAGatcctcttctttctcttcaccCTCACTGTCTGCACTCTCTCTGTGATGACAAGTGTCTGGGGAAAGCTGCTTTTGTGAAACACTTGACATCCAGCATGACTTTCTTGTCCTAGTGGTTCATGTCAGAGAGCCTTGAAACTTCCTCTAGTAATgtgatttcttattttctgttctttgtggCTTGTCAGAGTTGCTGCTCATTGTCTgcagaaggagaggaaaaatgtaatatttttcaGCTTGCTCATCCCTTTAtttgctggaggagcagcagcagcaaactgaTTGCAGTGATCCTTCAGTGCAGGAAGCTGGAGGTGAATCGAGGTGCTGTGGGTCTTTCAGCAGCTGGGatgaagcagaaataaatgtaGATTAACTTCTCCTGGAGATGTGCTGGAATTGTAGCTCCCCAAAGCAATTTGGTCTTGGCAGTTATCAGGTTGAATGTGGTAGGAATAAAAAAGTATCTGGAGGAGTCCCTGTTGGCTGGGAGTAGAGCAGGTaggagaggggctgcaggctcctggctctgcccccGTTCCTGCATCTcagtggagctcctggagcagggaatccCCACCTGGCAGGGTCCCCATGAGTGTCCCAGTCTGGGACAGGAATGATGCCTCCAAGCCTGGCACTGAACTGCTGCTCTTGCAAGGGCTGCTCCGAGgtagggaaagggaaagagatgtttgctgccagctgggctgggcagagctggtcTGATGCCACCTGAGGGtggtggggacacaggggcCTGTCCTGTTGGGGCTTCAGCACTGGCATCACCCTGTGGGTGTTGGCCACAGGGTTATTCTGGAGAAACATCTCTTCCTTTAAGAAGTGAGGAACCTTAGAAATAAGAGGCTGATGTTTGCTTTTCAGTCATCCTCCCATTCGTGGCAGTCTCCAAGTAGCTGTGGAGAGTGTCTGTAGTCAAACACAGATCTCAAATGGCACAGAGGAGTTAATCTGCAAGAGCCCTCCCTGGTGCCTCTCTCCCCAGCCTGCCTGCTCAGCTGAGGGCAGCTTTCAGCTCTTCTGTGTGGAAACTGGGGCATCTCTGAACCAGCTCCTTTCATCTGCTTCTGAAAGGCCTTACATCATTCTGCTTAACATTTGAAGGGTTATTTTGGTAGAAAAACAAGAGCATCACAGGTTGGGATGAGCTGTCTGTGGGAGGTAACCCTGCCTTTGCACTGCCCTCTGTTGTCAGGGCTGTGACATGGTGAGCTGGCTACTGTCTGTAAAGATGGGGCAGCACTCTGAAGAGGACAGGTCTGTTTTCTTCTGATGCCCTGTCCATTTTCctttggagctgtgctgcaatGTGCTTGAAAATGAAGTTGAGATCATCACATCTGTTTGTGTCAGCtcaccccagcagggccaggaggtgcCAGTAATTCCCATCACAAAAATTTCCAATGAGAAATTCTGCCATGAGTGCCAGCATTTCAACTAAACAATTTTGACTACTAGTAATTCCCATCACAAAAATTTCCAATGAGAAATTCTGCCATGAGTGGCAGCACTTCAACTAAAAAAATGGCTATAAATACATAAATGCTGTTATATTCAGTAACCAAGAACTAAGAGTTCCTgatcttattttttatttttggtcaGTCTTTACCTCCCACTGAAACAAAGCTTGTCTTTGTTCTGAACAATTGGTGGGAAGCTGATGATACACATGTCTGTGTATGttcacacaaacacacacacagacacttttttttcaatacatataaatatataggtATTTAATGTATATAGTTTATGTATCTGGGGTAAGGGAGGAAAAATGCACAAGTGTTTTACTGTTGCCAGGTGTGAAGTAGCTTTGCAGGGCAGTGCTTGCCCTGTTCATTGCACAACACAACTTCTTTGGATGGGTTCAGCAGGTTGCTGgtggcctggagcagccctggaggggcCAGCAGGTTGCTGGTGCCCTGAGGCACTCTTTGAGGGCATAGCAGGTTGCTGGTGGCCCAGAGCATCCTCTGAGGGCCCAGCAGGTTACTGCTGCCCTGGAGCACGCTTTGGATGGGTTCACAGGTTGCTGGTGGCCTGGAGCACCCTTGGATGGGTTCACAGGTTGCTGGTGCCCCAGAGCACCCTTGGATGGGTTCACAGTTTGCTGGTGGCCTGGAACACCCTTTGGATGGGACAGCAGGTTGCTGGTGGCCCAGAGCACCCTTGGATGGGTTCACAGGTTGCTGGTGGCCTGGAACACCCTTTGGATGGGACAGCAGGTTGCTGGTGGCCCAGAGCACCCTTGGATGGGTTCACAGGTTACTGGTGGCCCAGAGCACCCTTTGGATGGGTTCACAGGTTACTGGTGGCCCAGAGCACCCTTAGAGGGTTCAGCAGGTTGCTGGTGGCCCAGAGCAGTCTCTGAGCTCAGTGTCTGTCCCCAGGAGGAGCCGGGCCCCGCGGCGCAGGGCCGCCGCTCGTCGCTCAGTGGGGTGTGCTACCTGACCATGGGGCTGCtcgtgctgctgctggggctggtcTTTGCATCGATGTACGTCTACAGATACTTCTTCATCACCCAGGTAGGAGACACTTGGGAAGCACTTCTGGCTCCATCAACCCTAGCAGTCTTtgagggaggtgctgctggattTTGTTGCTGGGCACTGAAGATGAGGCATTTCTTAAGTGCTAGGCTCAGGCTGACCTCCATTCCCAATGCCAGGAAGGGCCTTCCAGAAACCCTCCCATTCCCTTatggctttgttttgctttctcattAACTGCATAAAAATATCCTGCCAGTTGTACCTTCTAAACCCCATTGCCTGGGGTGCAGCAGTCTGAAAGCATGGCTTGTGAGGGGAGAGCAagcctggagggagcaggggggTACAGGCAAGGGAACAGCTTTTTGCAGTAGGTTTTGTAGGCTCTAGCTCAGAAAAACTCTGTAGGTGGGACAAAAATAGGTGCTGCTATTAATAAAGCAAGCAGAGAAGTAAGAACAAAGTGGGAGATGATGTAGAAAGTGAGCCCTCAACCTCCATTAAATTCAGCACCTTTTCTTCCCATTGTCTTTGCAaagcctggcccagcctggccaaggcactgggctggcagcactgtGGAGGGTCAGAACACAGGGAATGagacagggcagagctgctttttGAGGAGGAAACTGCTGAGCTCTGGCTTGCTGAGTGTTTAGCCAAGAAACCCTGAGCACTGATTTGCACTGGAGCCCTCGTTGTGCTGTGGAGTGGCTATTAGTGAATGAGTTCTCCCAGgactgctgctgccttcatctctgcagccagcactTATCCACTCAGCAGAAGAGTCTTTTTATATACTCCTTTTCTCCATACATTTCCTTGCTGTCAAATTAATTTGCGGTTTTGTTTCAAGAAATCATCAGTGCTTTATTCCCCGTTGTCATTCACACCTGATCTGGAAACGCtgtgacagccccagggctgctcccccctcacacacagccctgtcccaggtgaGGGCACCTGTCCCTGGGCTTTTGGTGGTGGCACTTCCCGAGGAGAAGCAGCCCTGGCCCCCAGGGAGgtcctggcagggacacctcccaggctgctcagagaacagcagctcctgttttGCTGGGAGGTGAATCCACTTtgttttgctgcatttgccaCTCTGAGCTACAAGGGCCTCTAGAAATGATTCTCTGCTCAGCCCAAGCTTCTATGCCTCCTAAAAAATACACCAATTTTTTCTATGCCTCCTGTGGAAAAATGCAGTTACTGGGAGCCATGGAGGGATGTGAACAGCCTGGTGAGGAAATACAAGAGCTTGCAGGCAGTCAGTTTGCCTTTCTGAATTACTCCTCATAAAAGCCAGCAGGAAattctttattccttttggaCCTGgcttgtgacagtgttcacaggggtctgaggatgaggggaagggatgaggatctgactccatgtttcagaaggcttgatttattattttattatatatattacattaaaactatactaaaagaatagaagaaaggatttcatgagaaggctggctaagaatagaaaaaggaatgaataacaaagacttgtgtctgggacagagagtctgagccagctgactgtgattggccattaattacaaacaaccatatgagaccaatcacagatgcacctgttgcattccacagcagcagataaccattgtttacattctgttcctgaagcctcccagcttctcaggaggaaaaatcctcaggaaaggatttttcagaaaatatcatggctacaccTGGCTAGCATGGAGTGAGATGTGATCATTTCACAAGGGTAGTTTGCACTAAGTTcaccaagaattttttttctgctaaaaacCTTGATCTTACAATACCCTCAAGCATCTGATGAGTGTTTTACCCAGCAGGGGTACACTCCTGTTTGCTGTAGCTGTTGGGGGGTGTTGTTTAGCCCTGCCTGGATTGTGCTGTACCCCACAGCTGCCCCGTGAGAGCGTGTTCCACTGCGGGGTCCTGTACGAAGACTCGCTGTACTCGCCCTTCaaagggcagctggagctgcacgAGGATGTCAAGATCTACATTGAGGAGAACTACGAGCAAATCAATGTGCCAGTGCCCCAGTTTGGAGGGAGTGACCCTGCGGACATCATCCACGATTTCCAGCGAGTAAGGAGCTCCTGGGGCCTGTGGGGGCAGCCatagggctgggctgggtgcacAGCTCCGTGCTCATGGCCTAGCACTGTCTCTGTTGTCACAGGATCTATTcctgagctgccctctctgggCTTTTCCAACCTGCTCTGCTTGCAGGGTAGGGAGGTTTGTTTAACACAGTGTCCTGTCTTCCCTGAATTCCCTCTCCTCACCCATTTTCCCAGTCAGGGCTCATTGCAGAGGGTTCATTTGTGTCATTCCTGTGCTTGGCATGCAGGGTCTGACAGCATATCATGACATCACCCTGGACAAGTGCTACGTCATCGAGCTCAACACCACCATCGTGATGCCTCCTCGCAacctgtgggagctgctggtcaACGTGAAGgtacagctgcagccctgctgcttttctgcatgCTTTCCTTGAGTTGGAAAGCTCCTGGCAAATCAGAACTGCTGTGTCTGGGGCAGTGAGCCTTTGCCCTGAGCCTCCACATAGAGTGAAGGCTTCAGCAGGTTTAGCTGAAGTACTGATTGTGCAGACAGTGCAGGCATGATGATCAGCCTGACCAGGGAGACACACAGAAGCAGCAGGTTCCCTCCCTCTGGTTTTCACTAGGaatcaagggaaaaaagaaaaaattccttcctttccccttctgaGTTTTGCACTGTGGTTTGCAGAGCTCTCAGTGTCCCTTGGGGAGGAACAGGCCTTCAGCACTCACCTTTCTGGGGGGAATCTGTGCTGCCCTCCCttctgggctgcagcaccaggctTGGGCTCATGCAGTTATGCTCACAGCCAGCATTAATTTGGTTTAGTACCAGCGATTTTGTTCAGTTCAGaagcctgtgctgctgaaagcagccatcTTAAAATAGAATACTATTTAATcttcacagcagggaaaaagcaCAGGATTTTGCAGACTGAAAAAGGTACCTATCTGTCTCAGTCTTCTGCAGGTAAATCAAGGCACTGAGCCTGGGTCTTTTATCACTCCTGTGAGGGTCTATTCAaaagaaaggtggaaaaaagaCAATCTAATTCTTACTCTTTCTTAAATTCTCTTTGCTCGCTTCCTGCTATGTGCAGTATGGTGAACTTTGCAGTGTGAGCTCAGAGACAAGCAGTAATGCCTGGAGAGAGCCTGATCTCCAGTCCCTGTCAGACTCCCACTCCCAGTTTGTTTCCTTGCAGTCCTCACAATTTCATGCACTGTGACTGTCTGGCAAATGTGCTGGGAACCCACTGGGGTACAACACACATTTACTTACAACTCATCCAGACCTGTCACAGCTCCTGACCCTGGCAGGTGACCAGTCCCTGGGCagagggaaatggaaaaggcaggatTGCACAAGCTGAGAGAAAACAACTGAGAGATTGGGAGTGCTGGTCACATCCTAAAATAACAGATATAAACTCACAGTCAGTGAAAATGATGCATTGtctttgaatttaaaaagaGGATTTAAAAAGGGGATGTGCTTATGCTTACATAAGCACATATGTGGTCATGTGTGAAGAGCCCAAAGCGGGTGTGAATTTAAATGACCTCGTGATTATTGAGATGGTTCAGTAGTGTACAATCTGTCTCTGGAGGCTTTAACCTGTACCTTAGAgacattgttttaaaattattagtTTGGTTTTGGGCTCAGAAAAATTTTTCTACCACGAGGACAGTGAAGCAGTGGAACAGGGTACCCAGGAAGGTTGTGCTGCCTCCTTGAAATACTTGAAGATTTCAAGACCAGGTAGGATAAAGTCCTGAGGTCCCTCCCCAGCTGAATTAGCTGTGATCCTATGGGCCTGTCATCTTCATGGCCACATGTGGGAGGGGTGGCCTTGCTGATCAAGCAGAAAGCTCAAGTttattcctgctgcagggaggatCTTTATGACCCTATGACTTCCCCTGCTGCTCAAAACTTGTGCCTTTTGGATGCTGGGTGAGCTTTGTTGGTCCTTGGAATTGGAgactttttccttctctgtatCTCTGAATGCAGTCAAGTCCCTAATGAATGAGAATTATTCCCAGCAGAAAGTTTCGTTTTGGATCTGTTCAGTGACTGCATCCCTGTTTCTAGAATcaaatcacagcccagcagtTAACACCAGTGGTTTGCTCCAGCAGactggggcagctcagggagTTGGAGAACCTCCTTTGCTCTTTCCTCCTGGCCAGCCTGGTGCCAGAATGCCCCTTTGCAGAGTGGCTGCCACATGCCCTGTGCCTGCTTCTTTCAGGCTTTGTTTTGCACAGGTGTGATAGTTCAGTGACCAGGGTTGCATCAGTGTCTGACATAAAAGAATGGAGGGATGCTCCCcctacagcagcaggagcctggaggtGACCAAGTTACATGATGGACCATCCACATCTCTTGCAGAACATGAGATGGTCACAGCTTTAGCTTGCTGAAGGTACTGTCCTTATTGCACAGTCCTGCCATGGAGGAGTGGTGATTCCCCCTTCACCTGCCACAGCTATTTCAGTCTGAGACAGTGAAGAAACTGGCTTGTGTGCTCATGTCTGTGTCA
This window harbors:
- the ITM2C gene encoding integral membrane protein 2C; amino-acid sequence: MVKIGVQQPPAALKPDKEKEKAAGGDGVAGAVLLPPGAEEPGPAAQGRRSSLSGVCYLTMGLLVLLLGLVFASMYVYRYFFITQLPRESVFHCGVLYEDSLYSPFKGQLELHEDVKIYIEENYEQINVPVPQFGGSDPADIIHDFQRGLTAYHDITLDKCYVIELNTTIVMPPRNLWELLVNVKKGTYLPQTYIIQEEMIATEHVSDMEQLGSFIYRLCSGKETYRLRRRGARRRISRREAGNCHRIRHFENTFVVETVICQKS